The stretch of DNA CGAGGAAGCATCATCCAGCCAATCGGCTGTGACCCACTCTGGCCGGCTGGATACCACCTGTCCCTGCGAACGACGAGTCGTACGACGTGCGAGTTGCTGTGCCATACCAAGCCCTTATCAGATGGTCACGATGGATGCGAAAGCATCGACAGGAAGTGAGAACTTCAGACAGGAGCTATCCGAGCGGGTTGTCGTGGCCGCTGCGGATCCCACCTCATTCAGGATGAGTGACGAAGGAAAAATTGTCTAAGAAAATTTTTAAAAATTAAAAAACTCAGGGCAGAACGACTGGTGCCGTCTGCCCTGAGTTCAAAAAACCAGAGAGGTTCGAGAAAACCGATCGTGCGAGAATCAGGCGACCACGGGTTGGGCAGCCATTTCTTCGAGCATCGAGTCGACTTTATCGAGTGTCAGATCGAGTTCAGCGCGGAAGAGATCTCCCATCAGCAGATCCGTGATATCATCTTTGGTTTCAGGATACTTCATGATCAACTTGCTGAAGTTCATACCTTTGTAATAGGCCAACACCAGCTTTCTCATGCGTTCCATACCGAGCACATACTCAGGCTCCCAGGCACCGAGCGTCGTTCGGGTGAGATCATTGGTCATCAATCCCTGATGGACGGCATCAGCCGCCAGCTCACCCGATTTCACAGCCAGCAACACGCCGGAGGAATAGAGCGGATCGAGAAATCCGTAGGCATCACCAATCAGCACCCAACCCTGCCCTGCTGCCTGTTTGGCACGATAGGAGTATTCCTTAGCAGCCCGATACTGATCGCATCGCTCAGCACCTTCCAACCGTACTTTCACACCCGGGCAATGGTCCACCTCTTCCTGAAAGAGCTCTCCCAGATCTTTTGTTCGATTCTTGTTAAACAGGTGGGAGAAATCAGCCACAACTCCCACGCTGGTAATGTTGTCATGCAGTGGGATGTACCAGAACCAACCCTTCTTTCCTTCAGTCTGAATGACCGAGGTGGCACCAGCATTTTCACCCTCGTCCCGCCAGGCGTTCTTGTAGTAAGTCCAGACAGCGGCTTTTTTCAGTTCGCTGTCCCATGTCCTCAATTGCAGGCGATCGAGCAGCACTGAGCTTTGGCCACTCCCATCGATCACCACCTGGGCTCGCACCTGACGCTCTTCACCTGTTGCCTCATTTTTGACGCGTACTCCTACGCAACGATCTTCTTCAAAGATCGCTTCGAGCACACGATGATTCTCATGAACCTGCACGCCCGCCTCGCGAGCATGATCCAGCAGCATTAGATCAAAGTCGGCTCTGCGAACCTGCCATGTCTGCGACGACTCGACTGGCTTGTACTGCGTAAAGAAAAATGGCGCCGAGACTCTCCCCGTATCACTCACAAACTGCACGCTGTATTTCTTTACGAAGTGGCTGTCCTTCAGCCGCTCGAGCAGCCCCGTGCGTGCAAAAACTCCATAAGTGCACGGAATCAGCGATTCGCCAATATGGAAGCGCGGAAAAACTTCCCGCTCGAATAACTGCACGCGATGACCAGCCTGCGCCAGAAGTGTCGCCGCTGTTGCACCCGCCGGGCCGCCACCAATCACAATCACTTCAGGATCTAGGCTCTGGATCATTGCAGACCACCATCAAACAGTAGATCAAAAACTCAATCACAAACCTTGCCGGCAAAAGTCGCTGACAGTTAACAATTGTTTCAACAAGTATTTTGTCGGCAACTCCCCCAATCGGCAATAGGAAACTTTTTCATGACTGTTTCTCATGCCAGCCAGATTTGCCATGAATCCCCCTAACCCTATTTTTAATATGTACTTACGGAATTCAAAGAACTTTTGTTCTGTGAACGAGGCCGTCGCTTCCTATCGCGACAGAACCGCTACAATCCCCTGCATCAACTCGAACACGCACACATCTCGTTCTACAGAAAGCCGTTCATGGAACCCACCCACCCCACGGAAGAACTCTTTGATGTGGTTAACGAGGCCGACGAAGTGATCGACGTCTTGCCAAGAT from Planctopirus ephydatiae encodes:
- a CDS encoding NAD(P)/FAD-dependent oxidoreductase yields the protein MIQSLDPEVIVIGGGPAGATAATLLAQAGHRVQLFEREVFPRFHIGESLIPCTYGVFARTGLLERLKDSHFVKKYSVQFVSDTGRVSAPFFFTQYKPVESSQTWQVRRADFDLMLLDHAREAGVQVHENHRVLEAIFEEDRCVGVRVKNEATGEERQVRAQVVIDGSGQSSVLLDRLQLRTWDSELKKAAVWTYYKNAWRDEGENAGATSVIQTEGKKGWFWYIPLHDNITSVGVVADFSHLFNKNRTKDLGELFQEEVDHCPGVKVRLEGAERCDQYRAAKEYSYRAKQAAGQGWVLIGDAYGFLDPLYSSGVLLAVKSGELAADAVHQGLMTNDLTRTTLGAWEPEYVLGMERMRKLVLAYYKGMNFSKLIMKYPETKDDITDLLMGDLFRAELDLTLDKVDSMLEEMAAQPVVA